From Streptomyces sp. NBC_01460, a single genomic window includes:
- a CDS encoding GPW/gp25 family protein codes for MAEQFVGSGWAFPLRISPTGGIALVSGEREVEEAIRLVLSTAPGERPMRPEFGCAIHDMVFAPVNEATAGRIQHEVHSCLDRWEPRIEVDDVTVTAGEEQGVLFIDVRYSITGTNNPRSLVFPFYVIPSHDGPEGSGTPDEHLGSDR; via the coding sequence ATGGCGGAACAGTTCGTCGGCTCCGGATGGGCCTTCCCGCTGCGCATCAGCCCCACCGGCGGCATCGCCCTGGTCAGCGGGGAACGCGAGGTCGAGGAGGCCATCCGCCTCGTCCTCTCCACGGCGCCCGGTGAACGGCCGATGCGCCCCGAGTTCGGCTGCGCCATCCACGACATGGTCTTCGCCCCGGTCAACGAGGCCACCGCGGGCCGGATCCAGCACGAGGTGCACAGCTGCCTGGACCGCTGGGAACCGCGCATCGAGGTCGACGACGTCACGGTGACGGCCGGCGAGGAACAGGGCGTGCTCTTCATCGACGTCCGCTACTCGATCACGGGCACCAACAACCCGCGCAGCCTGGTCTTCCCCTTCTACGTGATCCCCTCCCACGACGGGCCCGAGGGGTCCGGTACGCCCGACGAGCACCTTGGAAGCGACCGCTGA
- a CDS encoding DUF6760 family protein, with protein sequence MTYATDRIHEEIAYIAYHFHWNLDDILDLEHRERRRFAEQIATLVTRAATER encoded by the coding sequence GTGACGTACGCGACCGACCGGATCCATGAGGAGATCGCGTACATCGCCTACCACTTCCACTGGAACCTGGACGACATTCTGGACCTCGAACACCGTGAGCGGCGGCGATTCGCCGAGCAGATCGCCACGTTGGTGACGCGTGCTGCGACGGAGCGGTGA
- a CDS encoding COG1470 family protein — translation MTTWTSLEPASTTVDPGSSTTVRLRLRNTGDVVDEYRFEAVGDVAPYVSVEPPSIRLFPGTTGIVELTFAPPRTPDATAGPHPYGVRILPTEHPGATTVAEGNVTFTTFMEVRAELVPHTVKGRFRGRPKLAVDNLGNTVLTASIGGGDKSSDDLSYEIVPANVQIQPGRAAFVDATLKPRQITWVGQKQERPYELSVRRSGFEPLAVNGTYVQRSLLPLWMMTTLSLLLALTITGLVLWFTYKAPVRTLAQPKLEQAAATALPEEPPEQPAEKPTQEAAPSEEPGGTGGGGGEKEKPEEEKPERGPLPITSEDKPNLFVQFAQVRLVVGAGGCKLTAAHTVGKLDAATQKALKCFQQSNNSKYGAFSRLAETDGPGNLGRSTMTALLASHFVDAKTVPLKADEASPEVPWVRNVLLWGTQAEFDDGDLDLAIHATKANLDYLRKHVQLKEKPSQGVFDRIKEYQRQFAAEQTGVLDETTLNKAKLGWINGQDQPGTVVAKGWLPATVE, via the coding sequence GTGACCACCTGGACATCTCTGGAGCCCGCCTCGACCACGGTCGACCCGGGCAGCAGCACCACCGTACGACTCCGTCTGCGCAACACCGGCGACGTCGTCGACGAGTACCGCTTCGAGGCGGTCGGCGACGTCGCACCGTACGTCTCGGTGGAGCCGCCGTCCATCAGACTCTTTCCAGGGACCACCGGAATCGTGGAGCTGACGTTCGCTCCGCCCCGTACCCCGGACGCGACCGCGGGACCGCATCCGTACGGTGTCCGCATCCTGCCGACCGAGCACCCCGGGGCCACCACCGTCGCCGAAGGCAACGTCACCTTCACCACGTTCATGGAGGTGCGGGCCGAGCTGGTCCCGCACACCGTCAAGGGACGCTTCAGGGGCCGGCCCAAGCTGGCCGTCGACAACCTCGGAAACACCGTGCTCACGGCGTCGATCGGTGGCGGCGACAAGAGCAGCGACGACCTCTCGTACGAGATCGTCCCGGCCAACGTCCAGATCCAGCCCGGCCGCGCGGCCTTCGTCGACGCGACGCTCAAACCCCGGCAGATCACCTGGGTGGGGCAGAAGCAGGAGCGGCCCTACGAGCTGTCGGTGCGACGCTCCGGGTTCGAGCCCCTGGCGGTGAACGGGACGTACGTACAGCGCAGCCTGCTGCCGCTCTGGATGATGACGACGCTGAGTCTGCTGCTCGCCCTCACCATCACCGGCCTCGTGCTCTGGTTCACCTACAAGGCACCGGTCCGCACCCTCGCGCAGCCGAAGCTCGAACAGGCGGCGGCCACCGCACTGCCGGAGGAGCCGCCGGAGCAGCCGGCCGAGAAGCCCACGCAGGAGGCCGCACCCTCCGAGGAGCCCGGTGGGACGGGCGGCGGCGGTGGAGAGAAGGAGAAGCCCGAGGAGGAGAAACCCGAGCGGGGCCCGCTGCCCATCACGTCGGAGGACAAGCCGAACCTCTTCGTGCAGTTCGCACAGGTACGGCTGGTCGTGGGGGCGGGCGGCTGCAAGCTGACCGCCGCGCACACGGTGGGCAAGCTGGACGCCGCGACCCAGAAGGCGCTGAAGTGCTTCCAGCAGTCCAACAACTCGAAGTACGGCGCCTTCAGCAGACTGGCGGAGACCGACGGACCCGGAAACCTGGGCCGCTCCACGATGACGGCACTCCTGGCCTCGCACTTCGTCGACGCGAAGACGGTGCCTCTGAAGGCGGACGAGGCGAGCCCGGAGGTGCCGTGGGTGCGGAACGTCCTCCTCTGGGGCACGCAGGCCGAGTTCGACGACGGTGACCTGGACCTGGCGATCCACGCCACGAAGGCCAACCTCGACTATCTGCGGAAGCACGTGCAGCTCAAGGAGAAGCCGTCCCAGGGCGTCTTCGACAGGATCAAGGAGTACCAGCGCCAGTTCGCGGCCGAGCAGACCGGGGTCCTCGACGAGACGACGCTCAACAAGGCGAAACTGGGCTGGATCAACG
- a CDS encoding phage tail protein, whose protein sequence is MPQELDAGSTIFFNLTIDGESLGNFNGCEGLSSQVEIEQRQEGGNNGFVWQLPSRITFSNITLTRPLTEETAKVAEWISSVTTGVTRPTGQIAALRADGSMVAQWGLIDVLPVSWRGPSFDPASPAVATEVLEIAHHGFTDAGAA, encoded by the coding sequence ATGCCCCAGGAACTCGACGCAGGCTCCACCATCTTCTTCAACCTCACCATCGACGGTGAGAGCCTGGGCAACTTCAACGGCTGCGAAGGGCTCTCCTCCCAGGTCGAGATCGAGCAGCGGCAGGAGGGCGGCAACAACGGATTCGTCTGGCAGCTGCCCTCCCGCATCACCTTCTCCAACATCACGCTGACCCGGCCCCTCACCGAGGAGACCGCGAAGGTGGCGGAGTGGATCTCCTCCGTGACCACGGGGGTGACCCGGCCCACCGGGCAGATCGCCGCGCTGCGCGCGGACGGCTCGATGGTCGCCCAGTGGGGGCTGATCGACGTACTCCCGGTGAGCTGGCGCGGTCCCTCCTTCGACCCGGCGAGCCCCGCCGTGGCCACCGAGGTCCTGGAGATCGCCCATCACGGATTCACGGACGCGGGGGCGGCGTAG
- a CDS encoding phage tail sheath family protein, whose amino-acid sequence MPSYLSPGVYVEEVASGSRPIEGVGTSVAAFVGLAPDGPLNEPTLVTNWTQYVASFGEFTDGYFLAHSVYGFFNNGGSAAYVVRVGGAPGGVTGEGTDPAGAQRGRTAVAGGAAVPAALTAGEPAALGTFKVSAVASGESGTLSVEVTDAEGEGPAERFRLVVKDGAKPVETFDVSAKKSARNYVVTQVKERSKLISVQEGAAASQLARPDNQTVALEAPAAAQAPAVPDAADDESVGIAEYLGDSADRTGFGGLEAVDEISMVAVPDLMAAYQRGAIDLEAVKAVQLGLIAHCELMGDRLAIIDPPPGLNARQIRVWRQETSNYDSKYAALYYPWIKVFDPAGGQTRLIPPSGHIAGIWARNDSERGVHKAPANEVVRGAVDLEMQITRGEQDLLNPIGVNCIRTFPGRGIRVWGARTLSSDPAWRYLNVRRYFNYLEESILNGTQWVVFEPNDQALWARIRRNISAFLVTEWRSGALFGATPEDAYYVKCDAETNPPESVDLGRVICQIGVSPVKPAEFVIFRLAQFSGGSGELEE is encoded by the coding sequence ATGCCGTCTTACCTGTCGCCCGGCGTGTACGTGGAAGAGGTGGCCAGCGGCTCTCGTCCGATCGAGGGGGTCGGCACCTCGGTGGCCGCATTCGTCGGGCTGGCACCCGACGGTCCTCTGAACGAGCCGACGCTGGTGACCAACTGGACCCAGTACGTCGCGTCCTTCGGCGAGTTCACCGACGGGTACTTCCTGGCACATTCGGTGTACGGCTTCTTCAACAACGGCGGGTCCGCCGCCTACGTCGTCAGGGTGGGCGGGGCGCCCGGCGGAGTGACGGGCGAAGGCACCGACCCGGCCGGCGCGCAGCGCGGCCGGACGGCCGTCGCAGGCGGCGCCGCGGTGCCCGCCGCGCTGACGGCCGGAGAGCCCGCGGCTCTGGGGACGTTCAAGGTGTCGGCCGTGGCGTCCGGGGAGAGCGGCACACTCAGCGTCGAGGTCACGGACGCCGAGGGCGAGGGCCCCGCCGAGCGCTTCCGGCTGGTCGTCAAGGACGGTGCGAAGCCCGTCGAGACCTTCGACGTCTCGGCGAAGAAGAGCGCCCGCAACTATGTGGTCACGCAGGTCAAGGAACGCTCCAAGCTGATCTCCGTGCAGGAAGGGGCCGCGGCATCGCAACTCGCCCGCCCCGACAACCAGACGGTCGCGCTCGAGGCGCCTGCCGCCGCGCAGGCCCCCGCGGTCCCGGACGCGGCGGACGACGAGTCGGTCGGCATCGCCGAGTACCTGGGTGACTCCGCGGACCGCACCGGCTTCGGCGGTCTCGAAGCGGTGGACGAGATCTCGATGGTCGCCGTCCCCGATCTGATGGCCGCCTACCAGCGCGGCGCGATCGACCTGGAGGCCGTGAAGGCCGTCCAGCTCGGCCTGATCGCCCACTGCGAGCTGATGGGCGACCGACTGGCGATCATCGACCCGCCGCCCGGCCTCAACGCCAGGCAGATCCGGGTCTGGCGTCAGGAGACGTCCAACTACGACTCGAAGTACGCAGCGCTCTACTACCCGTGGATCAAGGTATTCGACCCGGCCGGCGGCCAGACCCGGCTCATCCCGCCGAGCGGCCACATCGCCGGCATCTGGGCCCGCAACGACTCCGAGCGCGGCGTGCACAAGGCCCCCGCCAACGAGGTCGTGCGCGGCGCCGTCGACCTGGAGATGCAGATCACCCGGGGCGAGCAGGACCTGCTCAACCCGATCGGCGTCAACTGCATCCGCACCTTCCCCGGCCGCGGCATCCGCGTCTGGGGCGCACGCACCCTCTCCTCCGACCCGGCCTGGCGCTACCTCAACGTCCGCAGGTACTTCAACTACCTGGAGGAGTCGATCCTCAACGGCACGCAGTGGGTGGTGTTCGAGCCCAACGACCAGGCGCTGTGGGCCCGGATCAGGCGGAACATCTCCGCGTTCCTGGTGACGGAGTGGCGCAGCGGCGCACTGTTCGGCGCCACGCCGGAGGACGCCTACTACGTGAAGTGCGATGCCGAGACCAACCCGCCGGAGTCGGTGGACCTGGGACGGGTCATCTGCCAGATCGGTGTCTCGCCGGTCAAGCCCGCCGAGTTCGTGATCTTCCGGCTCGCACAGTTCTCCGGCGGCAGCGGCGAGTTGGAGGAGTAG
- a CDS encoding VgrG-related protein — translation MSDIGFSNILTVQIAGTKLKSPENTKLVAGRVDFGAGVPGAFHLTFRDDKKDILARLNVEIGVPVVIAPLSDGKGTPLITGEVTALETDYDRTGTFTVIRGYDKGHRMLRQRRVAAYKNKTATEIAVELARKSGIPLGKTQRTKGQYEFISQANVTDWDFVQRLADENEMVMSINSKGRFQFVKRQQAATAPPESMPSAQSALLLKGGEEILRCRAAVTSADQVTAVEARGWNVTTKQPLVSKSPALDNPGFVIGTKPSEVSKTFGKAELVVTDTPYDKLDEVKHAADAVADDVTSSFAEVEITARGNTQLRPGVAVTLKDVGKPFQGKYTVTAARHTFGDQEHYETFLNVSGRQWRSLYGLTSGGGGAGPAGLPSVANALVTDIKDPLRQGRVKLRFPWLDDMYVSDWTRTVQFGGAKGGSMISPDVDDEVLVAFDRGALDHPYVIGGLYNGVDKPDPVDVPVYDPTRGKVTRRTLSDRSNNRIDLLDQSVGLKRGVRLSTGDNRLTINLDRTKTEIVVDSKGKVSIRGTGAVAINAGGNLSLNAVGSLTLRSGGPMNINAGALSVRAGVTAVNASALSVSAAAAMSLTAGLALKINSGLEIGLNAPLVLSKMKPVLTVGGI, via the coding sequence ATGTCCGACATCGGTTTCTCCAACATCCTCACGGTGCAGATCGCCGGCACGAAGCTCAAGTCCCCGGAGAACACGAAGCTGGTGGCGGGCCGGGTCGACTTCGGCGCGGGCGTGCCCGGCGCGTTCCATCTCACCTTCCGTGACGACAAGAAGGACATCCTCGCCAGGCTGAACGTCGAGATCGGTGTGCCCGTGGTCATCGCGCCCCTCTCCGACGGCAAGGGCACACCCTTGATCACCGGAGAGGTCACCGCGCTGGAGACCGACTACGACCGCACCGGAACCTTCACCGTCATCCGCGGTTACGACAAGGGCCACCGCATGCTCCGGCAGCGGAGGGTCGCGGCGTACAAGAACAAGACCGCCACCGAGATCGCCGTCGAACTGGCGCGCAAGAGCGGCATACCGCTGGGGAAGACCCAGCGGACCAAGGGGCAGTACGAGTTCATCAGCCAGGCCAACGTCACCGACTGGGACTTCGTCCAGCGGCTCGCGGACGAGAACGAGATGGTGATGTCCATCAACTCGAAGGGCAGATTCCAGTTCGTCAAGCGCCAGCAGGCGGCGACGGCTCCCCCGGAGAGCATGCCGAGCGCACAGAGCGCCCTCCTCCTGAAGGGCGGTGAGGAGATCCTGCGCTGCCGCGCGGCGGTCACCTCGGCCGACCAGGTGACCGCAGTCGAGGCGCGCGGCTGGAACGTCACCACCAAGCAGCCTCTTGTCTCCAAGTCGCCCGCGCTGGACAATCCGGGCTTCGTCATCGGTACGAAGCCGTCCGAGGTGTCCAAGACGTTCGGCAAGGCCGAGCTCGTCGTGACCGACACGCCCTACGACAAGCTCGACGAGGTCAAGCACGCCGCCGACGCCGTGGCGGACGACGTGACGTCCTCCTTCGCCGAGGTGGAGATCACGGCGCGCGGCAACACCCAACTGCGTCCGGGCGTCGCGGTCACCCTCAAGGACGTGGGGAAGCCGTTCCAGGGCAAGTACACGGTCACCGCCGCCCGCCACACCTTCGGCGACCAGGAGCACTACGAGACGTTCCTGAACGTCAGCGGGCGTCAGTGGCGATCGCTGTACGGGCTCACGTCCGGAGGCGGCGGGGCGGGTCCGGCCGGCCTGCCGAGCGTCGCCAATGCCCTGGTCACCGACATCAAGGACCCGTTGAGGCAGGGCAGGGTCAAGCTGAGGTTCCCGTGGCTGGACGACATGTACGTCAGTGACTGGACCAGGACCGTCCAGTTCGGCGGAGCCAAGGGCGGCAGCATGATCTCACCGGACGTGGACGACGAGGTGCTGGTGGCGTTCGACCGGGGCGCCCTCGACCACCCGTACGTCATCGGCGGCCTCTACAACGGCGTCGACAAGCCGGATCCCGTCGACGTGCCGGTGTACGACCCGACGCGCGGGAAGGTCACCCGGCGCACCCTGTCCGACCGCAGCAACAACCGTATCGACCTGCTCGACCAGAGCGTCGGCCTCAAGCGCGGGGTGCGGCTCTCCACCGGCGACAACCGGCTCACCATCAACCTGGACCGGACGAAGACCGAGATCGTGGTGGACAGCAAGGGAAAGGTCTCCATCCGGGGGACCGGCGCCGTGGCCATCAACGCGGGCGGCAACCTCTCGCTGAACGCGGTGGGCTCCCTGACGCTCCGCAGCGGCGGGCCGATGAACATCAACGCCGGCGCCCTGTCGGTGCGGGCGGGTGTCACGGCCGTGAACGCGAGCGCGCTGAGCGTGTCGGCCGCCGCCGCCATGTCGCTGACCGCAGGACTTGCCCTGAAGATCAACTCGGGTCTGGAGATCGGCCTGAACGCTCCCCTGGTCCTGTCCAAGATGAAGCCGGTGCTCACGGTGGGAGGAATCTGA
- a CDS encoding phage tail protein encodes MSLSQGDALTTHNFGLQIDGVMVEYLHAVGEVGMEQDVIEYQQVSANGQPITKKMPGVKKAGETTVTRGMEQSTAFTEWINASLRGDMGSARKNASIIYMDYQYNPVRRQHLRNAWCTKVMGAAATAGEASVMTETVTIVYEELVTE; translated from the coding sequence ATGAGTCTCTCCCAGGGTGACGCCCTCACTACCCACAACTTCGGCCTCCAGATCGACGGAGTCATGGTCGAGTACCTCCACGCCGTGGGCGAGGTGGGGATGGAGCAGGACGTCATCGAGTACCAGCAGGTCTCGGCGAACGGCCAGCCGATCACCAAGAAGATGCCCGGCGTGAAGAAGGCCGGCGAGACCACCGTCACCCGCGGAATGGAGCAGTCCACCGCCTTCACGGAGTGGATCAACGCCTCGCTGCGCGGCGACATGGGCTCCGCCCGTAAGAACGCGAGCATCATCTACATGGACTACCAGTACAACCCCGTCAGGCGTCAGCACCTGCGTAACGCCTGGTGCACCAAGGTGATGGGTGCGGCGGCGACGGCCGGCGAGGCGTCCGTGATGACCGAGACCGTCACGATCGTCTACGAAGAGCTGGTCACCGAGTAA
- a CDS encoding CIS tube protein translates to MNLSSFGIGDSLVRATLAIHQPPIGSSTKPGALMKTFNFDFNPSQLSLTRRAQWKTTPTAAVRDGAVPEFMGPEPREMTVEIFLDRSDDPDSNDVRKKVEALFSCCETTTASIAANQPSTPWVVFEWGAFSTARFNAYVSSVEAQYTLFNTNGMPIRAVCQVNLHEIPSSTPGQNPTSGALTTRRVHRVVAGDSLPLLAWREYGDATVWRTIAEANGIDDPKALTPGAELMLPAAEEVGV, encoded by the coding sequence ATGAACCTCTCCAGTTTCGGTATCGGGGACAGCCTGGTGCGGGCGACGCTCGCCATCCACCAGCCGCCGATCGGCAGCAGCACCAAGCCCGGCGCGCTGATGAAGACGTTCAACTTCGACTTCAACCCGTCGCAGTTGTCGCTGACCCGCAGGGCTCAGTGGAAGACCACGCCCACCGCCGCGGTGCGGGACGGCGCGGTCCCGGAGTTCATGGGGCCCGAGCCCCGGGAGATGACGGTGGAGATCTTCCTCGACCGCTCCGACGACCCGGACAGCAACGACGTGCGCAAGAAGGTCGAAGCCCTCTTCTCCTGCTGCGAGACGACCACCGCCAGCATCGCGGCGAACCAGCCGTCGACGCCGTGGGTGGTCTTCGAGTGGGGTGCCTTCTCCACGGCCCGCTTCAACGCGTACGTCAGCTCCGTGGAGGCCCAGTACACCCTCTTCAACACCAACGGGATGCCGATCCGGGCCGTCTGCCAGGTGAACCTGCACGAGATCCCGAGCAGCACCCCCGGTCAGAACCCCACCTCGGGCGCGCTCACCACCCGCCGGGTGCACCGGGTCGTGGCCGGCGACTCGCTCCCGCTCCTCGCGTGGCGCGAGTACGGAGACGCCACGGTGTGGCGCACGATCGCCGAGGCCAACGGCATCGACGACCCGAAGGCGCTCACGCCGGGTGCCGAACTGATGCTTCCCGCCGCCGAAGAGGTCGGCGTCTGA